One Terriglobia bacterium genomic window carries:
- a CDS encoding aromatic ring-hydroxylating dioxygenase subunit alpha, translating to MLSREDNERLTRVGPGTPMGELLRRYWMPVAGVTEFDRKSTKAIRLLGEDLVLYKDLQGAFGLIDRQCAHRRADLSCGFVERRGLRCNYHGWLFDEGGRCLEQPYDDAAAREARFKDKIQIQSYPVEIRAGLLWAYLGPPPAPLVPNWEPFTWKNGFRQIVFAEVPCNWFQAQENSIDPVHFEWMHMNWNVRLKDEVGPYSPKHLKIDFEEFEYGFVYRRMREGMSDSDPLWTIGRVCLWPNALFTGSHFEWRVPMDDENTLSVTWAFERVPKEREPYEQGPIPSWYGPIKDPVTGRWITSHVMNQDFIAWAGQGVIADRTKEHLGQSDRGILMLRQRFFDQIDRVARGDEAKAVIRDAAMNECVSLPIAHRSLFVDGLSLDGLLKHPVLSTQLAGYVFQTGQPEEIRRQYKDAMGINVLFKGNGSGREWT from the coding sequence ATGCTTTCGCGGGAGGACAATGAGCGGCTCACCCGCGTCGGACCTGGTACGCCGATGGGTGAACTGCTCCGGCGGTATTGGATGCCCGTCGCCGGCGTCACGGAATTCGATCGAAAGTCCACCAAAGCGATCCGTCTCCTGGGTGAGGACCTTGTCCTCTACAAAGACCTGCAGGGCGCCTTCGGGCTGATCGACAGACAATGTGCCCACCGCCGGGCGGACCTGTCCTGCGGTTTCGTCGAGCGGCGCGGGCTGAGGTGCAATTATCACGGCTGGCTTTTCGATGAGGGTGGCCGCTGTCTCGAACAGCCTTATGATGACGCCGCCGCGCGCGAAGCCCGGTTCAAAGACAAGATTCAAATCCAATCGTACCCTGTCGAGATCAGAGCCGGCCTCCTCTGGGCATACCTCGGACCGCCGCCGGCGCCTCTGGTTCCGAATTGGGAGCCGTTTACCTGGAAGAACGGATTCCGGCAGATTGTTTTCGCCGAAGTGCCCTGCAACTGGTTTCAGGCTCAGGAGAACTCGATCGATCCGGTGCATTTCGAATGGATGCACATGAACTGGAACGTTCGACTGAAGGATGAGGTTGGGCCTTATTCTCCAAAGCACCTCAAAATTGATTTCGAAGAATTCGAGTATGGATTTGTGTATCGGCGAATGCGCGAGGGGATGAGCGATTCGGATCCGTTATGGACGATCGGCCGCGTGTGCTTATGGCCGAACGCGCTGTTCACCGGCAGTCACTTCGAATGGCGCGTTCCAATGGACGATGAGAACACACTAAGCGTAACGTGGGCTTTCGAGCGCGTGCCGAAGGAGCGGGAGCCCTACGAGCAGGGGCCTATCCCGTCGTGGTACGGTCCGATCAAGGACCCGGTCACCGGGCGATGGATCACGAGCCACGTAATGAATCAGGATTTCATCGCGTGGGCAGGGCAGGGCGTCATTGCAGACCGGACAAAGGAGCATCTGGGACAGAGCGATCGGGGGATTCTGATGTTGCGTCAACGATTCTTCGATCAGATCGATCGCGTTGCGAGAGGTGACGAAGCGAAGGCCGTTATTCGCGATGCAGCGATGAACGAGTGCGTGTCATTGCCCATAGCGCATCGCAGTCTGTTCGTGGACGGCTTGAGTCTTGACGGTCTGCTGAAGCATCCTGTTCTGAGTACCCAGCTTGCCGGCTATGTGTTTCAGACCGGGCAGCCCGAAGAGATCCGCCGGCAATATAAGGATGCGATGGGGATAAACGTCCTGTTTAAAGGGAACGGATCGGGAAGGGAATGGACATGA
- a CDS encoding class I SAM-dependent methyltransferase, with protein sequence MDKAVERILRAFETRSNKEWERMRGMDTSEMQQHLDEFLLSVGPATGQLLNLLAKEAKAKTLLEVGSSYGYSTVWLADAARQTGGKLISLELHAGKQENARAAIKKAGLDGFVDFRLGDARDLLAKLKGKVDFVLLDLWKDLYIPCFDLFYPKLSAGALVVADNMTFPESARRHAEAYRKHIRKKSGIQSVLLPVGSGLELSRYK encoded by the coding sequence ATGGACAAAGCCGTAGAACGCATTCTGCGCGCGTTTGAAACCCGTTCGAACAAGGAATGGGAGCGGATGCGCGGAATGGACACGTCGGAGATGCAGCAGCATCTCGACGAGTTTCTCCTGTCGGTGGGACCCGCCACCGGACAACTCCTGAACCTGCTGGCAAAAGAAGCAAAGGCAAAGACGCTTCTCGAGGTCGGCTCTTCGTACGGCTACTCGACAGTGTGGCTGGCCGATGCGGCGCGTCAGACAGGCGGCAAGCTCATTTCCCTTGAGCTTCATGCCGGCAAACAGGAAAACGCCCGCGCGGCGATAAAAAAAGCAGGGCTCGACGGCTTCGTGGACTTTCGGCTTGGAGACGCCCGTGACCTGTTGGCGAAGCTGAAAGGGAAGGTCGACTTCGTTTTACTCGACCTCTGGAAAGATCTCTACATTCCATGCTTCGATCTCTTCTATCCCAAGCTGAGCGCCGGCGCTCTCGTGGTCGCCGACAACATGACTTTCCCCGAGTCGGCCCGGCGTCATGCGGAAGCCTACCGGAAACATATACGGAAGAAGTCCGGCATCCAATCGGTACTGCTTCCCGTCGGCAGCGGCTTGGAACTCAGCAGATATAAGTAG
- a CDS encoding alpha/beta hydrolase domain-containing protein — MIAAIATLLLAVNATPLPKVTGPLPVTADSYPFMAANRSTPALDLAKAGYSEEEFIVSGSASVYDWATDGALDVKTPNAPYGTRILVRRPSNPARFSGTVVVELLFPARRFDWAMMWGFSHDYIIDHGDAWVGISLPAVADGLKKFNPARYAAVSFPNPNPGAPCGNAPAPASEEGLRWDMISQVGALLKSNMTGRPLAGMRVQYVFLTTQGADVATYANAIHANLDNGKPVYDGYIIKGGFNMAKISQCAQAPAPNDPRQAIKNVGVPIIEVAAQGEIIGGTYAYRRADSDEPNDRLRLYEVAAAGHIDKYAYFGFPIQQDQVAAVGNAQGTVEWPFNAKCDPEIPLMDPSLIAYVFNASFANLDQWVRKGTPAPRGARVELKDAGMPQASVVMDKLGHGIGGVRTPQIDVPDAAYFTSSPGPGSCREMGHKTAFDVARMMELYGSRKVYSAKFTAAVDRLLKEHWLTEGDAKRLKQTLNAGTN, encoded by the coding sequence ATGATTGCTGCCATCGCTACGTTGTTACTGGCCGTCAACGCGACTCCGCTCCCGAAAGTAACCGGCCCTCTTCCCGTGACCGCCGACTCCTACCCCTTCATGGCGGCAAATCGAAGCACGCCTGCGCTTGATCTCGCGAAGGCCGGCTACAGCGAAGAAGAGTTCATTGTTTCGGGAAGCGCCAGCGTGTACGACTGGGCAACGGATGGCGCGTTGGATGTCAAAACGCCGAACGCTCCTTACGGCACACGGATTCTCGTCCGGCGTCCGTCGAATCCGGCGCGATTCAGCGGCACCGTGGTTGTCGAACTGTTGTTTCCGGCGAGGCGTTTCGATTGGGCGATGATGTGGGGATTTTCACATGACTACATCATCGATCATGGCGATGCGTGGGTCGGGATCTCGCTGCCGGCGGTTGCGGACGGTTTGAAGAAGTTCAATCCGGCCCGATATGCCGCGGTTTCCTTCCCGAACCCGAATCCTGGCGCGCCATGCGGTAATGCGCCTGCGCCGGCATCCGAGGAGGGCCTGCGCTGGGACATGATCAGCCAGGTGGGCGCGCTCCTGAAAAGCAACATGACAGGACGTCCGCTTGCAGGAATGCGGGTGCAGTACGTCTTTCTGACCACACAGGGGGCGGACGTCGCAACCTACGCCAATGCCATTCACGCAAATCTCGATAACGGTAAGCCGGTCTACGACGGATACATCATCAAGGGCGGTTTCAACATGGCGAAGATCAGCCAGTGTGCACAGGCGCCCGCGCCGAACGATCCCCGCCAGGCCATCAAGAATGTCGGAGTCCCCATCATTGAGGTCGCCGCTCAAGGCGAAATCATCGGCGGGACATATGCGTATCGCCGCGCGGACAGCGATGAGCCCAACGATCGACTCCGGCTGTATGAAGTGGCTGCGGCAGGCCACATCGACAAATATGCCTATTTCGGTTTCCCAATCCAGCAGGATCAGGTCGCGGCTGTCGGTAACGCTCAAGGCACAGTCGAGTGGCCGTTCAATGCGAAGTGTGATCCGGAAATTCCTCTGATGGATCCGAGCCTGATCGCATATGTCTTCAACGCCTCCTTTGCAAACCTCGATCAGTGGGTCCGCAAGGGCACACCGGCGCCGCGCGGCGCGCGCGTGGAGTTGAAGGATGCGGGAATGCCTCAGGCGAGCGTCGTTATGGATAAGCTCGGACATGGAATTGGTGGAGTACGCACACCGCAGATCGACGTTCCCGATGCCGCGTATTTCACGAGCAGTCCCGGACCCGGAAGCTGTCGCGAGATGGGACATAAAACGGCGTTCGATGTGGCCAGGATGATGGAGTTGTATGGCAGCCGGAAGGTGTACTCCGCCAAGTTCACGGCAGCTGTCGACCGGCTTTTGAAGGAGCACTGGCTGACCGAAGGCGACGCAAAGAGACTCAAACAGACCTTGAACGCAGGCACCAACTGA
- the larA gene encoding nickel-dependent lactate racemase: MKLRLDYGTSGLSAEFPDSRTTVIEPVYVAPAPSPMAALRQAIQSPIGKAPLKNLYKPGQKAGISVCDITRAQPRQVMIEALLSEMNGIRLQDVTIFIATGTHRANTPAEIEKMLGRGLANGCRIVCHDARNDASLVHVGNTSTGVRVLLNRGWVESDFKITTGFVEPHFFAGFSGGPKMVAPGLAGLETVMTLHNAARIGHPKATWGITQGNPVHDDVREISRMTGVDFALDVTLNRDQQIIAAFAGDLLQEHAAACEAARQNAMRRCEKPFDVVVTTNSGYPLDQNLYQAVKGMSAAAKIVKDGGTIICASECRDGIPSHGAYGQILASKSSPRELLDLITTYGYARADQWQVQIQAMIQLKAKVLVKADCLTDQQLRAAHFEPISDVSAAVAHAGPDASICVLPHGPQTIPYLA; encoded by the coding sequence ATGAAACTACGCTTGGACTATGGCACCAGCGGTTTGTCCGCTGAATTTCCCGACAGCCGAACCACGGTCATCGAACCGGTTTATGTTGCGCCCGCGCCCAGCCCCATGGCCGCGCTGCGGCAGGCCATTCAAAGCCCGATCGGCAAGGCCCCGCTCAAAAATCTCTACAAGCCGGGACAGAAAGCCGGGATCTCGGTCTGCGATATCACGCGCGCCCAGCCGCGGCAGGTGATGATTGAAGCATTGCTTTCGGAAATGAATGGTATCCGCCTGCAAGACGTGACCATCTTCATTGCAACCGGAACGCATCGCGCGAATACGCCGGCCGAAATCGAGAAAATGCTTGGGCGCGGCCTCGCCAACGGCTGCCGCATTGTCTGTCACGACGCGCGTAATGATGCGTCGCTCGTGCACGTCGGCAATACGTCCACCGGCGTTCGCGTCCTGTTGAATCGAGGCTGGGTCGAAAGCGACTTCAAAATCACAACGGGTTTTGTCGAGCCGCACTTCTTTGCGGGATTCAGCGGCGGTCCAAAAATGGTTGCTCCCGGGCTGGCCGGGCTGGAGACCGTCATGACGCTGCACAATGCAGCGCGAATCGGCCATCCCAAAGCCACCTGGGGAATCACTCAGGGGAATCCCGTCCACGACGACGTGCGGGAAATCTCACGGATGACGGGAGTCGACTTCGCTCTGGACGTCACTCTGAACCGAGATCAGCAGATCATCGCCGCCTTCGCCGGCGATCTGCTGCAGGAACACGCCGCGGCCTGTGAAGCCGCCCGGCAAAATGCCATGCGCCGGTGCGAAAAGCCGTTCGACGTGGTTGTCACGACCAACTCCGGCTACCCTCTCGATCAGAATCTCTATCAGGCCGTGAAAGGCATGTCTGCGGCGGCGAAAATTGTGAAAGACGGGGGCACCATCATTTGCGCCTCCGAATGCAGAGACGGCATTCCGAGCCACGGCGCCTACGGACAGATCCTTGCTTCGAAGTCCTCACCCCGCGAATTGCTGGACCTGATTACCACCTACGGCTACGCCCGCGCGGACCAGTGGCAGGTCCAGATTCAAGCAATGATTCAACTGAAGGCGAAAGTGCTGGTGAAGGCAGACTGTCTCACGGATCAGCAACTTCGCGCCGCGCACTTCGAGCCGATCAGCGAT